The Mycolicibacterium parafortuitum nucleotide sequence GACACCGAGCTGCCGCGGCAGTTCGGCTACAACATGCCGCTGGAACTGACGCTGACGGTGATCCCGTTCATCATCATCTCGGTGCTCTTCTACTTCACGGTGGTGGTGCAGGAGAAGATGCTGCACAAGGAGGACAACCCCGAGGTCGTCATCGACGTGACCGCCTTCCAGTGGAACTGGAAGTTCGGCTACCAGAAGGTCGAGTTCGCCGACGGCACGATGTCCTACGACGGTGTCGACAACGAGCGCAAGGAAGCCATGACCTCGCGCCCCGAGGGCGCGGACGACCATGGCATCGAGCAGGTCGGCGCCATCGCGGGGAAGAACCCCGAGGACCGCACCTACCTGAACTTCGACAAGATCGAGACGCTGGGTTCGTCCACCGAGATCCCGGTGCTGGTGGTTCCGTCGGGCAAGCGCATCGAGTTCCAGATCGCGTCGGCCGATGTCATCCACGGCTTCTGGGTTCCGGAGTTCCTGTTCAAGCGGGACGTGCTGCCGAACCCCAAGGAGAACAACTCCGACAACGTCTTCCAGATCAGCGAGATCAACCTGCCCGACGGGCAGACCAGCGGAGCGTTCGTCGGGCGTTGCACCGAGATGTGCGGCACCTACCACGCGATGATGAACTTCGAGCTACGGGTGGTCTCGCCCAACGACTTCAAGGCCTATCTCGCCCAGCGTGAGTCGGGCAAGACCAACGCCGAGGCGCTGGAGGCGATCAACCAGTCGCCGGTGGCCATCACCACCAAACCTTTCGACACCCGTCGCGGTGAGGGTGCGCCCGAGCTGCCGCAGGCCAGCAGGTAAGGACAGCAGATGCATATCGAAGCCAGGTTGTTCGAATTCCTGACCGCGTTCTTCGCGCTGTGCACGGTCGTCTACGCCGTGCTGACCCATCTGTTCGCCCGTGGCGGCATCGAGTGGGCAGGCACCACCGCGCTGGCGCTGACGACCGGTCTGTCCCTGATCACCGGCACGTTCTTCCGCTTCGTCGCGCGCCGGCTCGACACCCGGCCCGAAGACTACGAGGATGCCGAGATCGCTGACGGCGCGGGCGAGCTGGGCTTCTACAGCCCGCACAGCTGGTGGCCGGTCATGATCGCGCTGTCCGGCTCGATCACCGCGGTCGGCATGGCGATGTGGCTGCCGTGGCTGATCGTCGCCGGCGTGTGCTTCATCCTTTCGACGGTGGCCGGACTGGTCTTCGAATACCACACGGGGCCCGAGAAGCACTGAGCCCGGCCGCAAGGTCACAATCAGGCATGAGTTACCCCGTAACCCGCGTCCAGGGATCCGTTCGGGTGCTGCCGTTGGGTAGTGTTGCCGAGGCGTCATGAGCCGCCACGGCGACCACCGACGCCGAAGAAGCAGTCGAGAAGGACAGACGTAGATGAGCGGGCCGAATCCTCCCGGGCGGGACTCTGGCAGCTCTGGTCTCCCAGGTGAGGAGCCGGAAAGCGCCGCCGACAACCCCGACACCGGCCAGACGGACTTCTACTCGCGCGCATACTCGGCGCCGGAGTCCGAACAGTTCGTCAGCGCGTACGCCTCCAACGATCTGGTGCCGTACGACTACGACACCTACGACGCCGCGGCGGACGTCGAATACGCACCGCCGCCGCGCTGGCCGTGGGTGGTCGGCATCGTCGCGATCATCGCCGCCGTCGCACTGGTGGTCTCGGTGTCGGTTCTGGTGACCCGCACCGACACCGACAACCTCGCCACGCCGGAGACGACGACGCGGCCCGCGCCGCCCGTGCAGGACGAGATCCTGACGACGACGCCTCCGCCTCCGCCGCC carries:
- a CDS encoding cytochrome c oxidase subunit 4, producing MHIEARLFEFLTAFFALCTVVYAVLTHLFARGGIEWAGTTALALTTGLSLITGTFFRFVARRLDTRPEDYEDAEIADGAGELGFYSPHSWWPVMIALSGSITAVGMAMWLPWLIVAGVCFILSTVAGLVFEYHTGPEKH
- the ctaC gene encoding aa3-type cytochrome oxidase subunit II, which translates into the protein MSARGLKLVALSLLLGGMTVLLSGCSWSEVLGLGWPNGITPEAHANRELWIGSVIAAFVVGGIVYVLLFWTTVFHRKKAGDTELPRQFGYNMPLELTLTVIPFIIISVLFYFTVVVQEKMLHKEDNPEVVIDVTAFQWNWKFGYQKVEFADGTMSYDGVDNERKEAMTSRPEGADDHGIEQVGAIAGKNPEDRTYLNFDKIETLGSSTEIPVLVVPSGKRIEFQIASADVIHGFWVPEFLFKRDVLPNPKENNSDNVFQISEINLPDGQTSGAFVGRCTEMCGTYHAMMNFELRVVSPNDFKAYLAQRESGKTNAEALEAINQSPVAITTKPFDTRRGEGAPELPQASR